In Tenrec ecaudatus isolate mTenEca1 chromosome 4, mTenEca1.hap1, whole genome shotgun sequence, a single window of DNA contains:
- the LOC142446280 gene encoding olfactory receptor 10V1-like, with amino-acid sequence MVYFHFRPFSTLLEVQVFLFVAFLIMYLISLSGNIFILLIIWIHPSLHTPMYFFLANLAALEICYSSTIAPLTLASVLCPEGSIISLPGCGTQMFFFIFLGSADCVLLAIMAYDQFVAICHPLRYTLIMSWRLCAQLSLGSLVLAFIFALQLTVLIFQLPFCRSKEISLFYCDTLPVMRVACADTRVQEATVFVVSITVLTIPFLLISLSYAFIVAAILKISSSEGRHKAFSTCSSHLTVVLLQYGCGSLVYLCPSSSYSPERAQIVPVVYTFITLC; translated from the coding sequence ATGGTTTACTTCCACTTCCGTCCCTTCTCCACACTCCTGGAGGTGCAGGTGTTCCTTTTTGTGGCTTTCTTGATTATGTACCTGATCAGCCTCAGCGGCAACATCTTCATTCTCCTGATCATCTGGATCCATCCTTCTCTCCACACCCCCATGTATTTCTTCCTGGCCAACTTGGCAGCCCTGGAGATCTGCTATTCCTCCACCATTGCCCCTCTGACTCTGGCCAGTGTCCTGTGCCCTGAGGGAAGCATTATCTCCCTTCCGGGGTGTGGCACCCAGAtgttcttcttcatcttcctggGCAGTGCGGATTGCGTGCTGCTGGCCATCATGGCGTATGACCAGTTTGTGGCCATTTGTCACCCTCTGCGTTACACTCTCATCATGAGCTGGCGGTTGTGTGCCCAACTCTCCCTAGGGTCTCTGGTGCTGGCATTCATCTTCGCCTTGCAGTTGACCGTGCTCATCTTCCAACTCCCCTTCTGTAGGAGTAAAGAAATCAGCCTCTTCTACTGTGACACCCTGCCTGTCATGAGAGTAGCCTGTGCCGATACCCGGGTCCAGGAGGCTACTGTGTTTGTGGTCAGCATCACGGTCCTCACCATCCCATTCCTGCTCATCTCTCTCTCCTATGCCTTCATCGTGGCTGCCATCCTGAAGATCAGCTCTTCAGAAGGGAGGCACAAGGCCTTCTCCACCTGCTCCTCCCACCTCACTGTGGTCCTCCTCCAGTACGGATGTGGAAGCCTAGTCTACTTGTGCCCCAGTTCCAGCTACTCCCCCGAGAGGGCTCAGATAGTGCCTGTGGTCTATACATTCATCACCCTGTGCTGA